One window of the Actinomyces wuliandei genome contains the following:
- the pafA gene encoding Pup--protein ligase, translated as MRGARPPARRVIGIETEFGITCASTRGGPPPLDADQAARELFEPVVRRGRSSNVFTRSGGRLYLDVGSHPEYATAECDRLEDLLAQDRAGELVMADLADQATSRLSRAGVEGRVHLLKTNLDAQGNGFGCHENYLVHRRASFLDDVRALVPHLVTRQLLVGSGHILPAADGAPARYVLSQRADQVWETVSSATTRARPMVNTRDEPLARAEDYRRVHVIVGDSNIAQGSTLLKVASVDLLLDYLESGGDLSDLALADPVRAVRDTCRDLSGGALLERDAGGTITAREVQEEHLGRVRSHVQCHRDLTGLQAAALDLWERGLRAVAVGEPDLVADELDWVAKLRLLTRLTERLGTDLGDPRAARLALAYHDVSATDGLRDRLEASGALRCYVDRQACQAAVDTPPATTRAHLRGRAVALAEDTRQDLTVDWVSLRLDDGSLPVISLRDPFAAADERVDALVAEMEARSARTFRRDLSRHDQENL; from the coding sequence ATGAGGGGCGCCCGCCCCCCGGCCCGTCGCGTCATCGGTATCGAGACCGAGTTCGGCATCACCTGCGCCTCCACGCGCGGAGGCCCACCCCCCCTGGACGCCGACCAGGCGGCCCGCGAGCTCTTCGAGCCGGTGGTCCGGCGTGGGCGCTCCTCCAACGTGTTCACCCGCTCCGGAGGGCGTCTCTATCTTGACGTGGGCTCCCACCCCGAGTACGCCACTGCGGAGTGTGATCGGCTGGAGGACCTGCTGGCCCAGGACCGTGCCGGCGAGCTGGTCATGGCCGACCTGGCGGACCAGGCCACCTCACGCCTGAGCCGGGCGGGCGTCGAGGGGCGTGTGCACCTGCTGAAGACCAACCTCGACGCCCAGGGCAACGGGTTCGGCTGCCACGAGAACTACCTGGTGCACCGGCGTGCCAGCTTCCTTGACGACGTGCGAGCCCTGGTCCCGCACCTGGTGACCCGCCAGCTGCTGGTGGGCTCCGGGCACATCCTGCCTGCTGCCGACGGTGCCCCCGCGCGCTACGTCCTCTCCCAGCGGGCCGACCAGGTGTGGGAGACGGTGTCGTCTGCCACCACCCGCGCCCGTCCCATGGTGAACACCCGGGACGAGCCCCTGGCACGTGCCGAGGACTACCGCCGCGTGCACGTGATCGTGGGGGACTCCAACATCGCCCAGGGCTCCACGCTGCTCAAGGTCGCCTCCGTGGACCTCCTCCTGGACTATCTGGAGTCCGGGGGGGACCTGTCCGACCTGGCCCTGGCGGACCCGGTGAGAGCCGTGCGCGACACCTGCCGCGACCTGAGTGGGGGGGCACTGCTGGAACGGGACGCGGGAGGCACCATCACGGCGCGTGAGGTGCAGGAGGAGCACCTGGGACGTGTGCGCTCCCACGTGCAGTGCCACCGTGACCTCACCGGGCTGCAGGCAGCCGCCCTGGACCTGTGGGAACGGGGGTTGCGGGCCGTCGCCGTCGGGGAGCCCGACCTTGTGGCCGACGAGCTGGACTGGGTTGCCAAGCTCAGACTGCTCACGCGTCTCACTGAGCGTCTGGGCACGGACCTGGGCGACCCGCGTGCGGCTCGTCTGGCCCTGGCCTACCACGACGTCTCTGCTACTGACGGGCTTCGTGACCGGCTGGAGGCCTCCGGGGCGCTGCGGTGCTACGTGGACCGGCAGGCCTGTCAGGCGGCGGTGGACACGCCCCCGGCGACCACGCGGGCGCACCTGAGGGGCAGGGCGGTGGCCCTGGCCGAGGACACACGGCAGGATCTCACCGTAGACTGGGTCAGTCTCAGACTTGACGACGGGAGCCTGCCGGTGATCTCGTTACGTGATCCCTTCGCCGCTGCTGACGAGCGGGTGGACGCCCTCGTGGCAGAGATGGAGGCTCGTTCCGCCAGAACTTTCCGCCGGGATCTGAGCCGTCACGACCAGGAGAACCTATGA
- the hisF gene encoding imidazole glycerol phosphate synthase subunit HisF — MCVAVRVIPCLDVKDGRVVKGVNFQGLRDAGDPVELASRYDRQGADEITFLDVSASAEGRATMMEVVSRTAEQVFVPLTVGGGVRSVEDVDRLLRAGADKISVSTAAVVRSELLAEVAQRFGSQVLVLSLDARRCPQGVTTDSGYEVTTHGGTRSTGIDAVAWAVRAVGLGVGEVLLNSMDADGVADGFDTEMIDAVRREITVPLIASGGAGRPGDFAEAADHGADAVLAASVFHYGTLTVAQAKEALRAAGHPVR; from the coding sequence ATGTGTGTTGCCGTTCGTGTCATTCCCTGCCTCGACGTCAAGGACGGACGCGTGGTCAAGGGGGTCAACTTCCAGGGCCTGCGCGACGCGGGCGACCCTGTGGAGCTGGCCTCGCGCTACGACCGCCAGGGCGCTGACGAGATCACCTTTCTGGACGTCTCGGCCTCTGCGGAGGGGCGGGCCACGATGATGGAGGTGGTCTCCCGCACGGCTGAGCAGGTGTTCGTCCCGCTCACCGTCGGAGGTGGGGTGCGCAGCGTCGAGGACGTGGACCGGCTGCTGCGGGCAGGAGCGGACAAGATCAGCGTCAGTACGGCGGCCGTGGTGCGCAGCGAGCTGCTGGCCGAGGTGGCTCAGCGCTTCGGCAGCCAGGTCCTGGTGCTCTCCCTTGACGCGCGCCGCTGCCCGCAGGGTGTGACCACCGACTCCGGGTACGAGGTGACCACTCACGGGGGGACCCGCTCCACCGGTATCGACGCCGTTGCCTGGGCGGTGCGCGCGGTCGGGCTGGGCGTGGGGGAGGTCCTCCTGAACTCAATGGACGCTGACGGTGTCGCTGACGGATTCGACACAGAGATGATCGACGCTGTGCGACGTGAGATCACGGTCCCGCTGATCGCCTCGGGAGGTGCGGGCAGGCCCGGGGACTTCGCCGAGGCGGCCGACCACGGTGCGGACGCCGTCCTGGCCGCCTCCGTCTTCCACTACGGGACCCTGACTGTGGCCCAGGCCAAGGAGGCGCTGCGCGCGGCGGGACACCCGGTGCGCTGA
- a CDS encoding DUF4190 domain-containing protein, which yields MSTYDPNQPGGYPGQPGQQPGTYPAQPGGYPGQQPGAYPAGYGAYGAGPNPTESNWMGGWSLGLGIASICCGITAVVSIVFGVLGIVAANQGRATNRGMSIAGIVISVIYLVGSTIWVLSGGYAEMMDQLNSQY from the coding sequence GTGAGCACCTATGACCCGAACCAGCCCGGCGGCTACCCTGGCCAGCCCGGTCAGCAGCCGGGGACCTACCCCGCCCAGCCCGGCGGCTACCCCGGTCAGCAGCCCGGGGCCTACCCAGCAGGCTACGGGGCGTACGGGGCGGGGCCGAACCCCACGGAGAGCAACTGGATGGGCGGGTGGTCCCTCGGCCTGGGCATCGCCTCGATCTGCTGCGGGATCACGGCCGTGGTGTCGATCGTCTTCGGCGTCCTCGGCATCGTCGCGGCCAACCAGGGTCGGGCGACCAACCGGGGGATGTCCATCGCCGGCATCGTCATCTCGGTGATCTATCTTGTCGGCAGCACTATCTGGGTCCTGTCAGGCGGATACGCCGAGATGATGGACCAGCTCAACAGCCAGTACTGA
- a CDS encoding DUF2752 domain-containing protein: MSSLRSLPRRGTRPSPPAAWEHSATRQAVATTGPRGAEGAGLLRGPGLAVLGALVAVPALPSVIALLTSLGRPAEEMDGPDLCVLHRTTGLWCPLCGGTRATRELLSADLSGALSYNPFAVATEVLIVLALGRWLVARCSGRSRLLASSGEVVAYSIAAVVFAVVRNLPGMWVYLGPGLGPGALG; encoded by the coding sequence GTGAGCTCCCTGCGCAGCCTCCCGCGCCGTGGCACCCGCCCCAGCCCTCCAGCCGCCTGGGAGCACTCGGCGACCAGGCAGGCCGTTGCCACCACCGGCCCCAGGGGCGCTGAGGGAGCCGGGCTGCTGCGTGGGCCTGGCCTGGCCGTCCTGGGCGCGCTGGTGGCGGTGCCCGCGCTGCCCTCCGTCATCGCCCTCCTGACCTCCCTGGGCAGGCCTGCGGAGGAGATGGACGGGCCGGACCTGTGCGTGCTCCACCGCACCACCGGCCTGTGGTGCCCCCTGTGCGGGGGGACCCGGGCCACGCGCGAGCTGCTGTCCGCAGACCTCTCCGGAGCCCTGTCCTACAACCCCTTTGCCGTGGCCACCGAGGTCCTCATCGTCCTGGCCCTCGGGCGCTGGCTCGTGGCCAGGTGCTCGGGCAGGAGCCGCCTCCTGGCCTCCTCGGGTGAGGTGGTGGCCTACAGCATCGCTGCGGTGGTGTTTGCGGTAGTGCGCAACCTGCCCGGGATGTGGGTCTACCTGGGGCCGGGCCTCGGGCCAGGGGCACTGGGCTGA
- the hisI gene encoding phosphoribosyl-AMP cyclohydrolase, translating to MTLHPDIASRLKRDPTGLVCAVVQQHDTGEVLMVGWMDDEALDRTLRQGRVTFWSRSRQEYWRKGDTSGHVQYVRSVALDCDGDALLVTVDQVGAACHTGCRTCFMAGGDLGAVVGAAPGDRCPGPGKTG from the coding sequence GTGACTCTGCACCCTGACATCGCCTCCCGGCTCAAGCGAGATCCCACCGGACTCGTGTGCGCTGTGGTCCAGCAGCACGACACCGGGGAGGTCCTCATGGTCGGCTGGATGGACGACGAGGCCCTGGACCGCACCCTGAGGCAGGGGCGGGTCACCTTCTGGTCGCGCTCCCGCCAGGAGTACTGGCGCAAGGGGGACACCTCCGGCCACGTCCAGTACGTGAGGTCGGTGGCACTGGACTGCGACGGGGACGCGTTGCTGGTCACGGTGGACCAGGTGGGCGCCGCCTGTCACACGGGGTGTCGTACCTGCTTCATGGCTGGTGGTGACCTGGGCGCGGTTGTCGGCGCCGCCCCTGGAGACCGGTGTCCAGGCCCTGGGAAGACCGGATGA
- a CDS encoding indole-3-glycerol phosphate synthase TrpC has protein sequence MFGHFEQRAVEARRAVEGRERQVPLEAVKDLSRTVPGAIDARTAMRVADRAVTVIAEVRRSTATFADLSGAGDPGVLARFYAAGGAACICVVTGPTASYGSLRDLDDVRAAVDLPVLVNDIIVTPYQVHEARAHGADLVALDARLSPLVLEALVERTHSLGMTAVIKVRTRREALTAVELGSLVVAVDALDLQTLATDRARFEQVAEVLPPEVIRIACGGVRTPHDVMDCARSGADVVVLGEAVMRATDPQQLVAELVAAGAHPSLLHAVHREAP, from the coding sequence GTGTTCGGTCACTTCGAGCAGCGTGCGGTCGAGGCGCGCCGGGCCGTGGAGGGGCGGGAGCGCCAGGTCCCCCTGGAAGCCGTCAAGGACCTGTCCCGCACCGTCCCCGGGGCGATCGATGCCCGTACCGCGATGAGGGTGGCTGACCGCGCCGTGACGGTCATTGCCGAGGTCAGGCGCTCTACGGCCACCTTTGCCGACCTCTCCGGCGCCGGTGACCCGGGTGTCCTGGCCCGGTTCTACGCCGCTGGCGGCGCCGCCTGCATCTGCGTGGTCACCGGTCCCACTGCCTCCTACGGGTCCCTGCGCGACCTCGACGACGTCCGTGCCGCCGTCGACCTGCCTGTCCTGGTCAACGACATCATCGTCACCCCCTACCAGGTGCACGAGGCCCGTGCCCACGGAGCGGACCTGGTGGCGCTTGACGCCCGTCTCAGCCCCCTGGTCCTGGAGGCCCTGGTGGAGCGTACCCACTCCCTGGGGATGACCGCCGTCATCAAGGTCCGCACCCGGCGCGAGGCACTGACCGCCGTGGAGCTGGGAAGCCTGGTGGTCGCGGTGGACGCCCTCGACCTGCAGACCCTGGCGACTGACCGCGCCCGTTTCGAGCAGGTCGCCGAGGTCCTGCCCCCCGAGGTCATCCGGATCGCCTGCGGGGGCGTGCGCACGCCCCACGACGTCATGGACTGCGCCCGCAGCGGGGCGGACGTGGTCGTGCTCGGCGAGGCGGTCATGCGGGCCACCGACCCCCAGCAGCTGGTCGCCGAGCTGGTGGCCGCTGGCGCCCACCCCTCCCTCCTTCACGCCGTCCACCGAGAGGCTCCCTGA
- the lgt gene encoding prolipoprotein diacylglyceryl transferase: MHLLTHGSAPYDLVALAPASIPSPSSSVWHLGPFPLRAYALCILAGVAVAVWWGDRRYRARGGPGEVVLDVAVLAVPAGVLGARLYHVVSSPQAYFGPGGDPWLIPQVWQGGLGIWGGVAAGAAAAAWMVRRRGLRLAPFADALAPALLVAQAVGRLGNWFNQELFGAPTTLPWGLEIDDAHLPPGYPSGTLFHPTFLYEALWNLAGAAFLVWLGHRLAARGTATGGRLMWAYLMVYTSGRVWIEMLRIDEAQAVLGLRLNVWTCLVVFTVGAVGLVLTSRRTPSDAVYAGPREEGAPPREDAEPGPPADEEGPTSGEGSSSAP; encoded by the coding sequence GTGCACCTTCTGACCCACGGCTCTGCGCCCTACGACCTGGTGGCGCTGGCCCCGGCCTCCATCCCCAGCCCATCCTCCAGCGTGTGGCACCTGGGGCCGTTTCCCCTGCGCGCCTACGCGCTGTGCATCCTGGCTGGCGTCGCCGTCGCCGTGTGGTGGGGGGACCGGCGCTACCGGGCACGGGGCGGCCCCGGGGAGGTGGTCCTGGACGTCGCCGTCCTGGCCGTCCCGGCAGGCGTGCTGGGCGCCCGCCTGTACCACGTCGTGTCCTCCCCGCAGGCATACTTCGGCCCTGGCGGTGACCCCTGGCTCATCCCGCAGGTCTGGCAGGGTGGCCTGGGCATCTGGGGCGGTGTGGCGGCGGGTGCGGCGGCGGCTGCCTGGATGGTCCGCCGACGGGGCCTGCGCCTGGCCCCTTTCGCCGACGCGCTCGCCCCGGCGCTGTTGGTGGCCCAGGCGGTCGGGCGGCTGGGCAACTGGTTCAACCAGGAGCTCTTCGGAGCCCCCACCACCCTGCCGTGGGGCCTGGAGATCGACGACGCCCACCTTCCCCCCGGCTACCCTTCCGGCACTCTCTTTCACCCCACTTTTCTCTACGAGGCCCTGTGGAACCTTGCCGGGGCGGCCTTTCTGGTCTGGCTGGGCCACCGGCTGGCGGCTCGTGGGACTGCCACCGGGGGTCGGCTCATGTGGGCCTACCTCATGGTCTACACCTCTGGCCGGGTGTGGATCGAGATGCTGCGTATCGACGAGGCCCAGGCGGTCCTGGGCCTGCGGCTCAACGTGTGGACCTGCCTGGTGGTCTTCACCGTGGGTGCCGTGGGACTCGTCCTGACCTCGCGCAGGACGCCGAGTGACGCGGTCTACGCCGGACCTCGGGAGGAGGGCGCCCCACCCCGGGAGGATGCGGAGCCCGGGCCGCCCGCAGATGAGGAAGGCCCCACGTCAGGGGAGGGCAGCAGCAGCGCGCCCTGA
- the pyk gene encoding pyruvate kinase has product MRRAKTVCTLGPATDSPEQVQALVDAGMNVARINRSHGRAEDQEEVIDRVRDAARASGRAVAILVDLQGPKIRLGKFVNDQKVMLNKGDEFTITTEEVLGTVKRCSTTFKGLPGDCRPGDRLLIDDGNVAVRVVSVTDTDVVTRVEVPGYVSNNKGINLPGVAVSVPALSEKDRDDLRWALGIGADLIALSFVRNAADIKDVHEIMDEVGVRIPVIAKIEKPQAVENLFEIVSAFDGIMVARGDLGVEMPLEAVPLVQKRAIELARRQAKPVIVATQVLESMIQNPRPTRAEASDCANAILDGADAVMLSGETSVGAYPIEAVRTMASIIENVEENGGERIAELGSYPQTRGGALTRAAAEMSEQLDVSCMVTFTHSGDTARRLSRLRSPIPLLAFTPLDSTRNQLSVTWGVTTYRVPEVRHTDEMVAQVDEVLQEKHLANPGDVVVIVAGMPPGTPGSTNSIRVHTVGERADYTV; this is encoded by the coding sequence ATGCGCAGAGCCAAGACCGTATGTACCCTCGGCCCCGCCACGGACTCTCCCGAACAGGTGCAGGCGCTCGTGGACGCCGGCATGAACGTGGCACGTATCAACCGCTCTCACGGCAGGGCGGAGGACCAGGAGGAGGTCATTGACCGCGTGCGCGACGCCGCGCGGGCCTCGGGGCGGGCCGTGGCCATCCTGGTGGACCTTCAGGGCCCCAAGATCCGTCTGGGCAAGTTTGTCAACGACCAGAAGGTCATGCTCAACAAAGGGGACGAGTTCACCATCACCACCGAGGAGGTGCTCGGTACGGTCAAGCGGTGCTCCACCACCTTCAAGGGCCTGCCCGGGGACTGCCGCCCCGGCGACCGCCTCCTCATTGACGACGGAAACGTCGCCGTGCGTGTCGTGTCCGTGACGGACACCGATGTCGTCACCAGGGTCGAGGTTCCCGGCTACGTGTCCAACAACAAGGGCATCAACCTGCCTGGCGTGGCGGTGTCCGTGCCGGCGCTGAGCGAGAAGGACCGCGACGACCTGCGCTGGGCACTGGGGATCGGTGCCGACCTCATCGCCCTGTCCTTCGTGCGTAACGCGGCCGACATCAAGGACGTCCACGAGATCATGGACGAGGTCGGTGTGCGCATCCCTGTCATCGCCAAGATCGAGAAGCCTCAGGCGGTGGAGAACCTCTTCGAGATCGTCTCCGCCTTTGACGGCATCATGGTGGCCCGAGGTGACCTGGGTGTGGAGATGCCCCTGGAGGCTGTGCCACTGGTCCAGAAGCGTGCCATCGAGCTCGCGAGGCGCCAGGCCAAGCCGGTGATCGTGGCCACGCAGGTGCTGGAGTCCATGATCCAGAACCCGCGTCCCACCCGGGCCGAGGCCTCTGACTGCGCCAACGCGATCCTGGACGGCGCCGACGCGGTCATGCTCTCCGGAGAGACCTCCGTGGGCGCCTACCCCATTGAGGCGGTGCGCACGATGGCCAGCATCATCGAGAACGTCGAGGAGAACGGCGGGGAGCGTATCGCCGAGCTCGGCTCCTACCCGCAGACGCGTGGCGGGGCCCTGACCCGTGCTGCGGCGGAGATGAGCGAGCAGCTCGACGTCTCCTGCATGGTGACCTTCACCCACTCCGGTGACACGGCACGGCGTCTGTCCCGGCTGCGCTCCCCGATCCCTCTGCTGGCCTTCACCCCTCTGGACTCCACCCGAAACCAGCTGTCGGTCACGTGGGGCGTGACCACCTACCGTGTCCCCGAGGTGCGCCACACCGACGAGATGGTCGCCCAGGTCGACGAGGTCCTTCAGGAGAAGCACCTGGCCAACCCGGGCGACGTCGTCGTCATCGTGGCCGGCATGCCTCCGGGCACGCCTGGCTCCACCAACTCCATCCGCGTCCACACGGTGGGTGAGAGGGCGGACTACACGGTCTGA
- a CDS encoding ABC transporter ATP-binding protein produces MTETAIKAETRPETRSDITTGATAVITADGIGFRYGRGQWVFRGVSLQVEAGTVLAVLGPNARGKTTLVTCLAGLRTPTEGSVHHNAVVGYVPQTHGAAASFSVLDMVLMGRARFVKAYSSPGRADHKAAQEAIERVGIGHLQDRDYHALSGGERQMVLIARALATGCQVLVLDEPASALDLRNQARVLGVLQSLTHEGLAVVMTSHHPDHALRIAHQTLLIVGPEDVRVGSSERLLTAQTLSSLYGLPVETPEVSIGGAPQRVVVPDFGVSRLVPRAPQPA; encoded by the coding sequence GTGACTGAGACAGCCATCAAGGCGGAGACCAGGCCAGAGACCAGATCAGATATCACGACAGGGGCCACCGCAGTGATCACGGCAGACGGTATCGGCTTCCGCTACGGCCGGGGCCAGTGGGTCTTTCGCGGGGTCAGCCTGCAGGTCGAGGCGGGCACGGTGCTGGCCGTGCTCGGCCCCAACGCACGGGGAAAGACCACCCTGGTCACCTGTCTGGCGGGGCTGAGGACGCCCACCGAAGGATCCGTCCACCACAACGCGGTCGTGGGATATGTTCCCCAGACCCACGGGGCAGCGGCCTCCTTCTCCGTCCTGGACATGGTGCTCATGGGACGGGCGCGGTTCGTCAAGGCCTACTCGAGCCCGGGCAGGGCCGACCACAAGGCCGCTCAGGAGGCCATCGAGCGTGTGGGCATCGGCCACCTCCAGGACCGTGACTACCACGCCCTGTCCGGCGGGGAGCGTCAGATGGTGCTCATCGCGCGCGCCCTGGCGACCGGCTGCCAGGTCCTGGTGCTGGACGAGCCGGCCTCCGCCCTCGACCTGCGCAACCAGGCCAGGGTGCTCGGCGTCCTCCAGTCCCTGACGCACGAGGGCCTGGCTGTGGTCATGACAAGCCACCACCCGGACCACGCCCTGCGGATCGCCCACCAGACGCTGCTCATCGTGGGTCCTGAGGACGTCCGGGTCGGCAGCAGCGAGAGGCTCCTGACCGCGCAGACGCTGTCCTCGCTCTACGGGCTGCCCGTGGAGACGCCCGAGGTCAGTATCGGCGGGGCGCCCCAGCGGGTGGTCGTCCCCGACTTCGGCGTCTCACGGCTAGTACCAAGGGCACCGCAGCCGGCATAG
- a CDS encoding FecCD family ABC transporter permease, producing MSSSPAEPTARGRLPWLTVAVIGVVSLLACLVALSVGRFHVPVNEVARMLTDRVLPLERTWYEQEESIVFEVRLPRVILSFLVGSALAIAGAVLQSVFRNPLVSPQVLGVSAGASFGGVLSMVLGLGSAGLVGGAFVFGLGALVCVVAFSRIVSTAPLLMIVLGGVVISALFSALTSLMTYVADPYRDLPAITFWLLGSLATAGWGSVTTALPPIILGTVVVLLLRWRLNILALGDDDAQALGVPPAPYRNALLLAVALLTAAAIAVSGVIGWVGLLVPHLSRLLVGSDNRVLLPASFLLGGGYLTVVDTLARTLSPVEVPLGILTAIIGAPFFVILLARFRKRVWLSD from the coding sequence ATGAGCAGTTCGCCCGCTGAGCCGACCGCACGAGGCAGGCTGCCCTGGCTCACCGTAGCCGTCATCGGAGTGGTCTCGCTGCTGGCCTGCCTGGTCGCGCTGTCGGTGGGACGCTTCCACGTCCCCGTCAACGAGGTCGCCCGGATGCTGACTGACCGGGTGCTGCCCCTGGAACGCACCTGGTACGAGCAGGAGGAGAGCATCGTCTTCGAGGTGAGGCTGCCGCGCGTCATCCTGTCCTTCCTCGTCGGCTCCGCCCTGGCCATCGCCGGTGCCGTGCTGCAGTCGGTGTTCCGCAACCCCTTGGTGAGCCCCCAGGTGCTGGGCGTCTCCGCGGGGGCCTCCTTCGGCGGGGTGCTGAGCATGGTGCTCGGCCTGGGCTCAGCAGGGCTGGTCGGCGGGGCCTTCGTCTTCGGCCTGGGGGCGCTGGTCTGCGTCGTCGCCTTCAGCCGCATCGTCTCCACCGCACCCCTGCTCATGATCGTCCTGGGCGGGGTGGTCATCAGCGCCCTGTTCAGTGCGCTGACCTCGCTGATGACCTACGTTGCCGACCCCTACCGGGACCTTCCCGCCATCACGTTCTGGCTGCTGGGCTCCCTGGCCACCGCAGGATGGGGCAGTGTGACCACAGCCCTACCGCCCATCATCCTGGGAACCGTGGTCGTCCTCCTCCTACGGTGGAGGCTCAACATCCTGGCCCTGGGCGACGACGACGCCCAGGCGCTAGGAGTCCCACCCGCACCGTACCGCAACGCCCTCCTGCTGGCAGTGGCGCTGCTGACCGCCGCGGCGATCGCCGTCTCAGGCGTGATCGGCTGGGTGGGGCTGCTGGTGCCGCACCTGTCCCGCCTCCTGGTGGGAAGTGACAACCGGGTCCTGCTGCCCGCCTCCTTCCTGCTGGGAGGCGGCTACCTCACCGTGGTGGACACGCTGGCGCGCACGCTGAGCCCGGTGGAGGTCCCGCTGGGAATCCTCACCGCGATCATTGGTGCACCGTTCTTCGTCATCCTCCTGGCACGGTTCCGAAAGCGGGTGTGGCTCAGTGACTGA
- a CDS encoding ABC transporter substrate-binding protein, giving the protein MSTYLFRRRTVVQAATGLAATLPVLLAVGACSSRSGQDTASQEQATLAEPIVVTDQRGKEHTFTRPVESIVTTVIPSPSMLTAIDQGYDRIKGVNESTVNRDKGSVFETMFPEAVANRTVANSDFIPNVEEITSINPDVVIQWADQGDAATYIEPIEAAGYPVIGLTYGTQEMLEEWIQIFATLLRQEERGEQILERMHQTIASLEAFAAEQDTSPTVLFLRSAGDEGYNAGMSSTKGYMNTWMTLCGATNIGADVDYSGTNATSVEQLLDWDPDIIYVSSMTALTPADIYADSSLSQLKAVRSKKIYAVPSGGFWWDPPSAESHLMMMWAAQVAYPDTATYDLRSQIKENYEFLYGYQVSEDEIDSILRLEDNADAAGYEQFAR; this is encoded by the coding sequence ATGAGCACCTACCTGTTCCGACGTCGCACGGTTGTCCAGGCTGCCACAGGCCTGGCCGCTACCCTCCCCGTCCTCCTCGCTGTCGGCGCCTGCTCGTCGCGGTCCGGCCAGGACACTGCCTCCCAGGAGCAGGCCACGCTGGCGGAACCCATCGTCGTCACCGACCAGCGGGGAAAGGAGCACACCTTCACCAGGCCCGTCGAGAGCATTGTGACCACCGTCATCCCCTCCCCCTCGATGCTCACGGCGATTGACCAGGGCTACGACCGCATCAAAGGGGTCAACGAGTCCACCGTCAACCGGGACAAGGGCTCCGTCTTCGAGACGATGTTCCCTGAGGCTGTGGCCAACAGGACCGTGGCCAACTCCGACTTCATCCCCAACGTCGAGGAGATCACCAGCATCAATCCCGACGTAGTCATCCAGTGGGCTGACCAGGGTGACGCCGCCACCTACATCGAGCCCATCGAGGCCGCAGGCTACCCCGTCATCGGCCTGACTTACGGGACCCAGGAGATGCTGGAGGAGTGGATCCAAATATTCGCCACCCTGCTGAGGCAGGAGGAGCGTGGCGAGCAGATTCTGGAGCGGATGCACCAGACCATCGCGTCCCTGGAGGCCTTTGCCGCCGAGCAGGACACCTCCCCCACGGTGCTCTTCCTGCGCTCGGCGGGAGACGAGGGCTACAACGCGGGCATGAGCTCGACCAAGGGCTACATGAACACCTGGATGACACTGTGCGGCGCAACCAACATCGGGGCCGACGTCGACTACTCAGGCACCAACGCGACCAGTGTCGAGCAGCTCCTCGACTGGGACCCTGACATCATCTACGTCTCCTCCATGACCGCCCTGACCCCCGCAGACATCTACGCGGACTCCTCGCTGTCGCAGCTGAAGGCGGTCAGGAGCAAGAAGATCTACGCGGTCCCCTCCGGCGGCTTCTGGTGGGATCCCCCCAGCGCCGAGTCGCACCTGATGATGATGTGGGCCGCCCAGGTGGCCTACCCGGACACTGCCACCTACGACCTGCGCTCCCAGATCAAGGAGAATTACGAGTTCCTCTACGGGTACCAGGTCTCCGAGGACGAGATCGACTCGATCCTCCGGCTCGAGGACAACGCCGACGCCGCAGGCTATGAGCAGTTCGCCCGCTGA